A DNA window from Candidatus Sulfotelmatobacter sp. contains the following coding sequences:
- a CDS encoding pitrilysin family protein, with product MRARKISAPLAAFAVLALAVPGATLAASEFRLAPPQQRTLGNGLRVVVFPRPGCGLVQVQLRLAAGVSAEGDAESGAATLTARMLDQGTTSRSAASFDQDLQRVGGSFAASASREFASVAAAYLPQDLDSGLDLLADAVVNPVFDDSRFLSISNQAARALVQQHFDPAAVADEQIWPAVLPGVAAARPPGGTLGTLLSATRETARNFYRDHYRPNQAVLGIAGDVTAERAFTLAEQAFAHWSGKGSTPAAEAAPSGPTEVRSRLIDRPEMTNAEVRIGWRTPGSGAADQLDRIAGASLLESTLQQALKPRVPSHVDVALSQVRAGGMLVVGFSAPADSVPAAVARVRRAMRAAIATVPEKPLATLRHQIIATYPLRFETLAGLLSQWLAADLESDDPTRALDDYPERAAALTPASVSAALARGLDLDHPALAVVGPAARLRTPLLRLGHLDVIPLDQPPAELSLAERDTMQAPTPDDERLGKEWAARAIAAHGGLQKLRAIKSSLLECDMTIQLEGRALHGQMRQLRKEPDRMVFLTSFESFETRQVLNGDRAWSLAPDGSLQDADSIGLRALKSGFSSDVPHLLLSLADPQAKLASRGAARLDGREVHVLDVTLGGERRRLYLSPDSARVIGMDQNEESGRGSRLMARRIYRDLRRVDGVLLPFEEERQIEDRTVLQLKVTRAELNSDIPDTEFQRPASSGQPKN from the coding sequence ATGAGAGCCCGGAAGATTTCCGCGCCGCTCGCCGCGTTCGCGGTCCTGGCGCTGGCGGTGCCGGGAGCCACGCTGGCGGCTTCCGAGTTCCGGCTGGCGCCGCCCCAGCAGCGTACGCTCGGCAACGGCCTTCGCGTGGTGGTGTTCCCCCGGCCCGGCTGCGGGCTCGTCCAGGTTCAGCTGCGGCTGGCGGCCGGGGTGTCGGCCGAGGGCGATGCGGAATCCGGCGCCGCCACGCTCACGGCGCGCATGCTCGATCAGGGCACCACCTCGCGCTCCGCCGCGTCGTTCGACCAGGATCTCCAGCGCGTGGGTGGAAGCTTCGCGGCCAGCGCGTCGCGTGAGTTCGCGTCGGTCGCGGCGGCGTATCTGCCGCAGGATCTCGACAGCGGTCTCGATCTGCTGGCCGACGCGGTGGTCAATCCGGTGTTCGATGACTCGCGCTTTCTTTCGATCAGCAATCAGGCGGCTCGCGCCCTGGTTCAGCAGCACTTCGATCCGGCGGCGGTGGCCGACGAGCAGATCTGGCCGGCGGTGCTGCCGGGAGTCGCGGCCGCGCGTCCTCCGGGGGGCACGCTCGGCACGCTGCTCAGCGCCACGCGTGAGACCGCCCGAAACTTCTACCGCGACCACTACCGCCCCAATCAGGCGGTGCTGGGGATCGCCGGCGACGTCACCGCGGAGCGCGCGTTCACGCTCGCCGAGCAGGCCTTCGCGCACTGGTCGGGGAAGGGCTCCACGCCGGCGGCCGAGGCTGCGCCTTCCGGCCCGACCGAGGTGCGCTCGCGTCTCATCGATCGGCCCGAGATGACCAACGCCGAGGTGCGGATCGGCTGGCGCACGCCGGGGAGCGGCGCCGCCGACCAGCTCGACCGCATCGCGGGCGCGAGCCTGCTCGAGTCCACGCTCCAGCAGGCGCTCAAGCCGCGCGTTCCGTCGCACGTCGACGTGGCGCTGAGCCAGGTCCGCGCCGGCGGCATGCTGGTGGTGGGATTCTCGGCGCCGGCCGATTCGGTGCCGGCGGCGGTGGCGCGCGTGAGGCGTGCGATGCGCGCCGCGATCGCCACGGTTCCCGAGAAGCCGCTGGCGACGCTGCGCCATCAGATCATCGCCACCTATCCGTTGCGCTTCGAGACCCTGGCCGGGTTGCTGTCGCAATGGCTGGCCGCCGATCTCGAAAGCGACGATCCCACTCGCGCGCTCGACGACTATCCGGAACGAGCGGCCGCTCTGACTCCCGCTTCGGTGAGCGCCGCGCTCGCCCGCGGCCTCGACCTCGATCATCCCGCGCTCGCGGTGGTCGGGCCGGCCGCGCGGCTCCGCACCCCGCTCCTGCGGCTCGGCCATCTCGACGTGATTCCCCTCGATCAGCCCCCGGCCGAGCTCTCGCTGGCGGAACGCGACACGATGCAAGCCCCGACGCCGGACGACGAGCGGCTGGGGAAGGAGTGGGCGGCGCGAGCGATCGCGGCGCACGGCGGACTGCAGAAGCTCCGGGCGATCAAAAGCTCGTTGTTGGAATGCGACATGACCATTCAGCTCGAGGGCCGCGCCCTGCACGGGCAGATGCGGCAGCTCCGAAAGGAGCCGGACCGCATGGTGTTCCTGACCTCATTCGAATCGTTCGAAACCCGCCAGGTGCTGAACGGCGATCGCGCATGGTCGCTGGCGCCCGACGGGAGTCTCCAGGACGCCGATTCGATCGGACTACGCGCGCTGAAATCGGGCTTCAGCTCGGACGTGCCGCACCTGCTCCTCTCGCTGGCCGATCCGCAGGCCAAGCTGGCCTCGCGCGGGGCGGCCCGGCTCGACGGCCGCGAGGTACACGTGCTCGACGTGACGCTGGGAGGAGAGCGCCGCCGTCTCTACTTGAGTCCCGACAGCGCCCGGGTGATAGGGATGGATCAGAACGAGGAAAGCGGTCGCGGCAGCCGGCTGATGGCGCGAAGGATCTATCGCGACCTGCGCAGGGTGGACGGCGTGCTGCTGCCGTTCGAGGAGGAGCGCCAGATCGAGGACCGCACGGTGCTGCAGCTCAAGGTGACGCGCGCCGAGCTGAACAGCGACATTCCGGACACCGAATTCCAGCGTCCGGCCAGCTCGGGACAGCCCAAGAACTGA